In Equus przewalskii isolate Varuska chromosome 6, EquPr2, whole genome shotgun sequence, one DNA window encodes the following:
- the ZNRF4 gene encoding E3 ubiquitin-protein ligase ZNRF4, which produces MGRALARGAVQVSLILCALLAPSRAVVRVVLTGNGSAVDFAGSQALFGAPLAPQGVRGYLMEAKPANACHPIEGPPRPGNGSLGAIVLIRRYDCTFDLKVLHAQRAGFEAAIVHNVHSDELVLMAHVYEDVRHRITIPSVFVGEAASQDLRVLVRCDKLAHVLLLPDYLPCPEPDCHPLLAASWVLGRALALLASAAFVLRRLWRWLWARWHAERTVETQACQKAQVCTFTRHSNLCAVCLDEYEEGDRLKILPCAHTYHCKCIDLWFSRGARRACPVCKQSVAGTEDGSDSTADSFGDEDPSLPGRRPPVWAIQARLRSRRLELLARASPARHHRGATSLGTVEAEASSEGSPGAP; this is translated from the coding sequence ATGGGGCGGGCGCTGGCCCGGGGGGCTGTACAGGTGTCTCTGATCCTGTGCGCCCTGCTGGCACCCTCGAGGGCTGTGGTGCGCGTCGTGCTGACCGGCAACGGGAGCGCGGTGGACTTCGCGGGCTCGCAGGCCCTGTTCGGGGCGCCCCTGGCCCCCCAGGGCGTGCGTGGCTACCTGATGGAGGCCAAGCCGGCCAACGCGTGCCACCCCATCGAGGGGCCCCCGCGGCCGGGCAACGGCTCCTTGGGCGCCATCGTGCTGATCCGCCGCTACGATTGCACCTTCGACCTCAAGGTGTTGCACGCCCAGCGCGCCGGCTTCGAGGCGGCCATCGTGCACAACGTGCATTCGGACGAGCTGGTGCTCATGGCCCACGTCTACGAGGACGTGCGGCATCGTATCACCATCCCGTCGGTGTTCGTGGGCGAGGCCGCCTCGCAGGACCTGCGGGTCCTGGTGCGCTGCGACAAGCTGGCGCATGTCCTCCTGCTGCCCGACTACCTGCCGTGCCCGGAGCCGGACTGCCATCCCTTGCTGGCCGCGTCCTGGGTCCTCGGCCGCGCGCTGGCCCTGCTGGCGTCGGCCGCCTTTGTGCTGCGGCGGCTGTGGAGGTGGCTGTGGGCCCGGTGGCACGCGGAGAGGACGGTCGAGACCCAGGCGTGCCAGAAGGCACAGGTGTGCACCTTCACGCGGCACAGCAACCTGTGCGCCGTCTGCCTGGACGAGTACGAGGAGGGCGACCGGCTGAAGATCCTGCCGTGCGCGCACACCTACCACTGCAAGTGCATCGACCTCTGGTTCTCGCGGGGCGCCCGGCGCGCCTGCCCCGTGTGCAAGCAGTCGGTGGCCGGCACGGAGGACGGCTCCGACTCCACCGCCGACAGCTTCGGGGACGAGGACCCCTCGCTGCCCGGCCGCCGGCCCCCCGTCTGGGCCATCCAGGCCCGGCTGCGCTCCCGGAGGCTGGAGCTGCTGGCCCGGGCCAGCCCGGCCCGTCACCACCGCGGTGCCACGTCCCTGGGGACCGTGGAGGCTGAGGCATCCTCGGAGGGGTCCCCGGGTGCCCCCTGA